In Carya illinoinensis cultivar Pawnee chromosome 7, C.illinoinensisPawnee_v1, whole genome shotgun sequence, the following are encoded in one genomic region:
- the LOC122315224 gene encoding pathogenesis-related protein PR-4-like, translating to MERLCVWLVFSLCLFAAATTAQQCGKQAGGKTCSNNLCCSQYGYCGSTDEYCSTTKGCQSNCRSGGSSGGGESASNVRATYHFYNPEQNGWNLNAVSAYCSTWDANKPLAWRSKYGWTAFCGPVGPRGQAACGKCLRVTNSGTGAQATVRIVDQCSNGGLDLDAGVFQKLDTDGKGYARGHLIVSYQFVNCGD from the exons ATGGAAAGGCTTTGTGTATGGTTGGTGTTCTCTCTTTGCCTATTTGCTGCTGCCACCACCGCCCAACAGTGTGGGAAGCAAGCTGGCGGAAAAACATGTTCCAACAACCTTTGCTGTAGCCAGTATGGTTACTGTGGCTCTACTGATGAATATTGCTCCACTACTAAAGGTTGTCAGAGCAATTGTCGGTCGGGCGGCAGCAGTGGCGGCGGGGAGAGCGCCTCTAATGTGAGAGCAACGTACCATTTCTACAACCCAGAGCAGAATGGGTGGAACTTGAATGCTGTGAGTGCATATTGCTCGACATGGGATGCCAACAAGCCGTTGGCATGGCGCAGCAAATATGGCTGGACGGCGTTTTGTGGACCGGTCGGACCTCGTGGGCAAGCAGCTTGTGGCAAGTGCCTAAgg GTCACAAACAGCGGAACCGGAGCTCAGGCAACAGTGAGAATTGTGGATCAATGCAGCAATGGGGGTCTGGATTTGGATGCTGGAGTGTTTCAAAAACTAGACACTGATGGAAAAGGATATGCCCGTGGCCACCTTATCGTGAGCTACCAGTTTGTGAACTGCGGTGATTAA